A window of the Bacteroides thetaiotaomicron VPI-5482 genome harbors these coding sequences:
- a CDS encoding FtsW/RodA/SpoVE family cell cycle protein — protein sequence MDLLKSIFKGDKVIWIIFLCLCLISIIEVFSAASTLTYKSGDHWGPITQHSIILMVGAVVVVFLHNVPYKWFQVFPVFLYPISLVLLAFVTLMGIITGDRVNGAARWMTFMGLQFQPSELAKMAVIIAVSFILSKRQDEEGANPKAFKYIMILTGLVLLLIAPENLSTAMLLFGVVFMMMFIGRVAAKKLLLLAGGLVLIVALGVGTVVAIPAKTLHNTPGLHRLETWQNRIKGFFDKDEVPAAKFDIDKDAQIAHARIAIATSHVVGKGPGNSIQRDFLSQAFSDFIFAIVIEEMGLIGGIFVVFLYLCLLMRAGRIAQKCERTFPAFLVMGIALLLVSQAILNMMVAVGLFPVTGQPLPLVSKGGTSTLINCAYIGMILSVSRYTAHLEEQKAHDAQIQMQIETGTATSEAQAAAEPTAQILNSDAKFEDEHDSSK from the coding sequence ATGGATTTATTAAAGAGCATATTTAAAGGCGACAAGGTAATCTGGATTATCTTCCTCTGTCTCTGCCTCATCTCGATTATCGAGGTGTTTTCGGCAGCATCGACGCTGACGTACAAAAGCGGCGACCACTGGGGACCGATAACACAGCACTCCATCATCCTGATGGTGGGTGCCGTAGTAGTGGTATTTCTGCATAACGTCCCCTACAAATGGTTCCAGGTATTCCCCGTCTTCCTGTATCCGATTTCCCTCGTTCTGCTGGCATTCGTCACGCTGATGGGTATCATTACAGGCGACCGTGTCAATGGGGCAGCCCGCTGGATGACCTTTATGGGACTGCAATTCCAGCCTTCGGAACTGGCAAAGATGGCTGTCATCATTGCCGTTTCGTTCATCCTGTCCAAGAGGCAGGATGAAGAAGGAGCCAACCCCAAAGCCTTTAAATACATCATGATCCTTACCGGACTGGTCCTTTTGCTGATTGCTCCGGAAAACCTGTCAACAGCCATGTTGCTGTTCGGTGTCGTATTCATGATGATGTTCATCGGACGGGTAGCGGCAAAGAAACTCCTTCTGTTGGCAGGAGGACTTGTGCTGATTGTCGCACTCGGCGTAGGTACGGTAGTTGCCATCCCTGCCAAAACGCTGCACAATACCCCCGGACTTCATCGCCTGGAGACTTGGCAGAACCGTATCAAAGGCTTTTTTGATAAAGACGAAGTGCCCGCAGCCAAATTCGATATAGACAAAGACGCACAGATCGCCCATGCCCGTATTGCCATCGCTACCAGTCACGTAGTGGGCAAAGGACCGGGAAACTCCATCCAGCGTGATTTCCTCAGTCAGGCATTCTCCGACTTTATCTTTGCGATTGTCATCGAAGAAATGGGATTGATAGGAGGTATATTTGTCGTATTCCTCTACCTCTGTCTGCTGATGCGGGCGGGACGCATCGCGCAAAAGTGCGAACGGACCTTCCCCGCCTTCCTTGTCATGGGTATCGCTTTGCTTCTGGTATCGCAGGCGATACTGAATATGATGGTTGCCGTGGGACTGTTCCCCGTAACAGGCCAACCCCTGCCTTTGGTCAGCAAGGGAGGTACAAGTACACTGATCAACTGTGCTTATATCGGAATGATATTAAGCGTGAGCCGATATACCGCTCATCTGGAAGAACAGAAAGCGCATGATGCACAGATTCAGATGCAGATAGAAACCGGAACAGCTACTTCAGAAGCACAAGCCGCCGCCGAACCTACTGCACAGATTCTGAACAGCGATGCCAAGTTTGAGGATGAACATGATAGCAGTAAATGA
- the murD gene encoding UDP-N-acetylmuramoyl-L-alanine--D-glutamate ligase, which produces MKRIVILGAGESGAGAAVLAKVKGFETFVSDMSAIKDKYKDLLDSHHIAWEEGHHTEELILNADEVIKSPGIPNDAPLILKLKAQGTPVISEIEFAGRYTDAKMICITGSNGKTTTTSLIYHIFKSADLNVGLAGNIGKSLALQVAEEHHDYYIIELSSFQLDNMYNFRANIAVLMNITPDHLDRYDHCMQNYIDAKFRITQNQTTDDAFIFWNDDPIIKQELAKHGLKAHLYPFAAVKEDGAIAYVEDHEVKITEPIAFNMEQEELALTGQHNLYNSLAAGISANLAGITKENIRKALSDFKGVEHRLEKVARVRGIDFINDSKATNVNSCWYALQSMTTKTVLILGGKDKGNDYTEIEDLVREKCSALVYLGLHNEKLHAFFDRFGLPVADVQTGMKDAVEAAYKLAKKGETVLLSPCCASFDLFKSYEDRGDQFKKYVREL; this is translated from the coding sequence ATGAAAAGAATTGTAATTTTAGGAGCCGGTGAAAGCGGCGCTGGTGCAGCCGTACTCGCCAAAGTAAAAGGATTTGAAACATTTGTTTCGGATATGTCCGCTATCAAGGATAAGTATAAGGACCTTCTGGACAGCCACCATATTGCCTGGGAGGAAGGACATCATACCGAAGAACTCATTCTGAATGCCGATGAGGTGATTAAAAGCCCCGGTATCCCGAATGACGCCCCGCTGATCCTGAAACTGAAAGCCCAAGGCACACCGGTTATCTCCGAAATCGAGTTTGCCGGACGCTATACCGATGCAAAAATGATCTGTATCACCGGTTCTAATGGAAAGACAACGACTACTTCCCTGATCTACCACATCTTTAAGAGTGCAGATCTGAATGTAGGACTAGCCGGAAATATCGGCAAGAGCCTGGCTTTGCAAGTAGCCGAAGAGCATCATGACTATTATATCATCGAACTCAGCTCTTTCCAACTGGACAATATGTATAACTTCCGTGCCAATATTGCCGTACTGATGAATATCACTCCGGACCATCTGGACCGATACGACCATTGTATGCAGAACTACATCGATGCCAAATTCCGTATTACGCAGAACCAGACAACGGACGACGCTTTCATCTTCTGGAACGATGATCCGATCATCAAACAGGAACTGGCAAAGCACGGTCTGAAAGCTCATCTGTATCCTTTCGCAGCCGTGAAGGAAGACGGAGCCATCGCATACGTAGAAGATCACGAAGTGAAGATTACCGAGCCCATCGCCTTCAACATGGAACAGGAGGAATTGGCACTGACCGGACAGCACAATCTTTACAACTCGCTGGCTGCCGGTATCTCGGCAAACCTGGCAGGTATCACTAAAGAAAATATCCGCAAGGCGCTCTCCGACTTCAAGGGAGTGGAACATCGCCTGGAGAAAGTAGCGCGCGTACGCGGTATCGACTTCATCAACGACTCAAAAGCAACCAATGTCAACTCTTGCTGGTATGCCCTGCAAAGCATGACCACCAAGACAGTACTGATACTGGGCGGCAAAGACAAAGGCAACGACTATACGGAAATAGAAGACCTGGTACGTGAAAAGTGCTCGGCACTGGTTTATCTGGGACTGCACAACGAAAAGCTGCACGCCTTTTTCGACCGTTTCGGACTGCCCGTAGCCGATGTGCAGACCGGAATGAAAGATGCAGTAGAAGCAGCCTACAAACTGGCAAAGAAAGGAGAAACCGTATTGTTAAGCCCCTGCTGCGCCTCATTCGACCTCTTCAAGAGTTACGAAGACCGCGGCGATCAGTTTAAGAAATATGTAAGAGAATTATAA
- the mraY gene encoding phospho-N-acetylmuramoyl-pentapeptide-transferase, whose product MLYYLFEWLHKLNFPGAGMFGYTSFRALMAVILALLISSIWGDKFINLLKKKQITETQRDAKTDPFGVNKVGVPSMGGVIIIVAILIPCLLLGKLDNIYMILMLITTVWLGSLGFADDYIKIFKKDKEGLHGKFKIIGQVGLGLIVGLTLYLSPDVVIRENIEVHTPGQEMEVIHGTNDLKSTQTTIPFFKSNNLDYADLVGFMGEHAQTAGWFLFVIITIFVVTAVSNGANLNDGMDGMAAGNSAIIGATLGILAYVSSHIEFASYLNIMYIPGSEELVIYICAFIGALIGFLWYNAYPAQVFMGDTGSLTIGGIIAVFAIIIHKELLIPILCGVFLVENLSVILQRFYYKIGKRKGVKQRLFKRTPIHDHFRTSMSLVEPGCTVKFTKPDQLFHESKITVRFWIVTIVLAAITIITLKIR is encoded by the coding sequence ATGTTATACTATCTGTTTGAATGGCTGCACAAGCTTAATTTTCCCGGAGCGGGAATGTTCGGTTACACCTCATTCCGTGCTTTGATGGCTGTTATCCTCGCATTGCTTATATCGAGTATATGGGGAGACAAATTCATCAATCTGCTTAAAAAGAAGCAAATCACGGAAACACAGCGTGACGCCAAGACCGACCCGTTCGGTGTCAACAAAGTAGGCGTACCAAGCATGGGAGGTGTCATCATCATTGTAGCCATCCTTATACCTTGCCTGCTATTGGGTAAGCTGGATAATATATACATGATATTGATGCTGATCACCACTGTATGGCTGGGATCACTCGGTTTTGCCGACGACTATATCAAAATATTCAAGAAAGACAAGGAAGGCTTGCACGGTAAGTTCAAAATCATCGGTCAGGTGGGTCTGGGGCTGATTGTAGGCTTAACCCTGTATCTGAGTCCGGATGTAGTTATCCGCGAAAACATCGAGGTTCATACACCGGGACAGGAAATGGAAGTGATTCACGGAACCAATGATTTAAAATCTACCCAAACCACTATTCCTTTCTTTAAAAGTAACAACTTAGATTATGCCGACCTGGTGGGCTTTATGGGCGAACATGCACAGACAGCCGGATGGTTCCTGTTCGTGATCATTACGATCTTCGTTGTAACCGCCGTTTCGAACGGGGCTAACCTGAATGACGGCATGGACGGTATGGCAGCCGGAAACTCCGCCATTATCGGTGCCACGCTGGGAATACTGGCGTACGTATCGTCACACATCGAATTTGCCAGCTATCTGAATATCATGTACATTCCGGGATCGGAAGAACTGGTAATCTACATTTGTGCCTTTATCGGTGCATTGATCGGTTTCTTATGGTACAACGCCTATCCGGCACAAGTATTCATGGGAGACACAGGCAGCCTGACTATCGGTGGTATCATTGCCGTATTTGCCATTATCATCCACAAAGAATTGCTGATACCGATTCTCTGCGGTGTATTTCTGGTAGAGAATCTGTCAGTCATACTGCAACGCTTCTACTATAAGATAGGTAAGCGGAAGGGAGTAAAACAGCGGTTATTCAAACGAACTCCGATACACGATCATTTCCGTACTTCGATGAGTCTGGTAGAACCGGGATGTACGGTGAAGTTCACGAAGCCCGACCAGCTATTTCACGAATCAAAGATTACCGTCCGTTTCTGGATTGTAACGATTGTACTGGCAGCGATAACGATTATTACATTAAAAATACGATGA
- a CDS encoding UDP-N-acetylmuramoyl-L-alanyl-D-glutamate--2,6-diaminopimelate ligase yields the protein MLLNELLKAIQPVQVTGDSRIEITGVNIDSRLVEAGQLFMAMRGTQTDGHAYIPAAIQKGATAILCEDIPEEPVAGITYIQVKDSEDAVGKIATTFYGNPTSQFELVGVTGTNGKTTIATLLYNTFRYFGYKVGLISTVCNYIDDQPIPTEHTTPDPITLNRLLGQMADEGCKYVFMEVSSHSIAQKRISGLKFAGGIFTNLTRDHLDYHKTVENYLKAKKKFFDDMPKNAFSLTNLDDKNGLVMTQNTRSKVYTYSLRSLSDFKGRVIESHFEGMLLDFNNHELAVQFIGKFNASNLLAVFGAAVLLGKKEEDVLLALSTLHPVAGRFDAIRSPKGVTAIVDYAHTPDALVNVLNAIHGVLEGKGKVITVVGAGGNRDKGKRPIMAKEAAKASDRVIITSDNPRFEEPQEIINDMLAGLDAEDMKKTLSIADRKEAIRTACMLAEKGDVILVAGKGHENYQEIKGVKHHFDDKEVLKEIFN from the coding sequence ATGTTATTAAACGAGTTACTGAAAGCAATCCAGCCGGTGCAAGTGACCGGAGATTCAAGGATAGAGATCACCGGAGTCAACATTGACTCCCGTCTGGTAGAAGCCGGACAGCTGTTTATGGCGATGCGCGGCACGCAGACCGATGGTCACGCCTATATCCCCGCTGCCATTCAGAAGGGAGCGACTGCCATCCTCTGCGAAGATATACCGGAGGAACCCGTAGCAGGAATCACTTATATCCAAGTGAAAGACAGCGAAGATGCAGTAGGAAAGATTGCAACGACATTCTACGGTAATCCGACTTCACAATTCGAACTGGTCGGTGTGACGGGAACAAATGGCAAGACAACCATCGCCACCTTATTATATAATACATTCCGCTACTTCGGATATAAAGTGGGATTAATCTCTACTGTCTGCAACTATATCGACGATCAGCCGATTCCGACAGAACATACCACCCCCGACCCTATCACGCTCAACCGCTTGTTGGGGCAAATGGCGGACGAAGGATGCAAGTACGTCTTTATGGAAGTCAGTTCACATTCCATCGCTCAAAAACGTATCAGCGGATTAAAGTTTGCGGGAGGTATCTTCACGAATCTGACGCGCGATCATCTGGATTATCACAAAACGGTAGAGAACTATCTGAAGGCAAAGAAAAAGTTCTTTGACGATATGCCTAAAAACGCTTTCAGCCTCACCAACCTTGACGATAAGAACGGGCTGGTGATGACACAAAATACACGTTCCAAGGTCTACACCTATTCATTAAGAAGCCTCAGCGACTTCAAAGGCCGGGTCATAGAATCCCATTTTGAAGGAATGCTGCTCGATTTCAATAATCATGAGCTGGCCGTTCAGTTTATCGGCAAGTTCAATGCATCCAATCTGTTGGCGGTATTTGGAGCAGCCGTATTATTGGGCAAAAAAGAGGAAGATGTACTTCTTGCGCTCAGTACGCTCCATCCGGTAGCCGGACGTTTCGATGCCATCCGTTCTCCGAAAGGGGTAACGGCCATCGTTGACTATGCACATACTCCGGACGCGTTGGTGAATGTATTGAACGCCATTCATGGAGTACTCGAAGGCAAAGGAAAAGTGATCACCGTAGTAGGTGCCGGCGGCAACCGCGATAAGGGGAAACGCCCCATCATGGCAAAGGAGGCAGCGAAAGCCAGTGACCGGGTGATTATCACATCGGACAATCCGCGTTTTGAAGAGCCACAGGAGATTATCAACGATATGCTTGCCGGACTGGATGCGGAAGATATGAAAAAAACGCTCAGCATCGCCGACCGGAAAGAAGCGATCCGCACGGCTTGCATGCTTGCAGAAAAAGGAGACGTGATACTCGTTGCCGGAAAAGGGCACGAAAACTATCAGGAAATCAAAGGAGTGAAACACCACTTTGACGACAAGGAAGTTTTGAAGGAAATATTTAATTGA